The region TCACCAAAACTCTCAGCTCTGCAAACAGATGGATCTCAGGCAAAGACCCAATTTTGgtctcccaccccccgcccaacCTTTGCCCATGGAGACAGCTACACAGGGGACTTGGGGAAAGAATTAGGAAGAGATGCAACACATGGTCGGTGCTGAGCATGAGGCTGCAACAGCCAACAAGAGATCAGAGTATGTACAGCTTTGCTGTGACTTAGGACAATTACTAACGTAAGCGGGAAGTGAATCTAGGGGGAGATTTGTAAATACTCTTGAGGTTGAGAAGTCCATTTTCTCCAAAAGATGTTGTTAGACCACAAAGCAGAGAGAAttattggagtttttttttttaaatatgatatgaATCTCCTTAATACTCTCTACGTTTTTCACAACAAATTAGACAGGTAAGAAATGGCCAGATTCCCAGTGAATAGCCTTGTCACTTGGCTTCACATAAATAGGCCCACTAAGtagagaagagatttttttttgcctgcaaTAACAGGCCAGGAAAGGTTCCCACGGGATGCTTTTTGGTGTTGTTCTAGATAATtatcctgcatttttttttaaagattttatttatttattcatgagagacagagagagagagagagagagagaggcagagacgcaagcaggccccatgcagggagcctgacgtgggacaggatcctgggtctccagggtcacgccctggactaaaggcggcgctaagctgctgagccaccccggctgcccaattCTGCTGCCTTTAGGGGAAGACAGAAGATCCATGAGTCTCTGGGACCATGGCCTTGCCACTGTCTTGACTAACAACATATTGCTTCTCCATGTCCTAGACACAGCATCATACACAACAGACCAGAGAGCAAGTGACTTACTCCTTTGTTGGATCTGAGGCCAAATGACCCGAAATGAAGAGTAGAGAGATATTTAACGTTGGTAGAAAGTCCAGGCTTGAAGAGCTTGAGATACATCTTCTGAAGGGTTTTCTAGGTTCTGGAGTATCACAActcacctccacctccccttTATCCACACCCAAGCTGGCAAGGGCTCTGTAGAGAGCACACAGCTGGATCTTCAAGCCCCTGTGAACTGTGTGACTGGAGACAGTCACTTGCTAGTATCtgagattccatttctttgtaaaaaagaGCAGTTTGGACTAGGGGGCCTCTAAGCTCCCTTGAGCCCAGATGCCCTGTCCCCGGTGACTTGGGAGCCTACTTCCCATGCAGTGAGTACACAGGTTCAGAGGCTTAGATGCAGCCCCAAGAAGCACTGGTGTGAGTTCTTCCTTCATCCTCCACACGTTGTCTCTTCCCTGGATCTGAAATTCATGTTTGtctgagacttcttttttttttttttaattttttttttaatttatttatgatagtcacacagagagagagagagagacagagacacaggcagagggagaagcaggctccatgcactgggagcccgacgtgggattcgatcctgggtctccaggatcgcgccctgggccaaaggcaggcgccacccagggatcccatgtttgtCTGAGACTTCTGTCTCccattcatttcttcctgttttcttctccataCATTGCTTGTTCCTTATATAAGGAATGTGGAAGAGAATCAGGACTTTGATATTTTGCGGAGCTCTAAAATATGGCATTTAAAaggatgtgtttttatttttatatacaccaAACACTTTGTCTACAGCAGAGACGGAATACGTATGTTTACACAGGTGATTGCAATGGAGACAATCCACCTCCTGCGTCTGTCTCAGGGCCTCCTCTGCTACCTTCAATCTCTTACCACATTGGCCTAGGACAGTTCAGAGAGCAAATTTTCCTCCCACAGTTGCTGTTCCAAATCAGCTGCCACAAATCATCATGAATTCCTAATAATTAGAGATTGGTTTTGCTGAAAATCAACTCCGTTAATTCCCTACTGGTGGCCAGTGAAAGACAAATCCCACTGGTCACTTGGAGCATGGAAATTCAGACAAAAGATCCACCTTGGCAGTGTGCTGGGGAACTGAGGGCTCGAAGAGTggttctgctctttctctcttctcatgaCAAAGGAAGCGGGACAACGGGATCATGTTCCTGCCCCCAGAGATGGGAGCTTTACGTTGAGAATGGCAGAGGCACCTGCCAGCCCAGGTCCCTAGATGACCTTGCAGAGTGGTTGTGTCTTCTTGCCTTCAGTTGTCTGCCTGCCTCTGGACAGTTACCAAGCCCAAGCCCTCATCTGATGCTCCATCAACCTCCATGGCCTTCCCACCCCCAAACCTCTTCCCTACGACTGTGCCCAGGATCACTGTCGAGTTAGCCTGTACATTATCACTTGTAGCATCCACACTCTTTCCCTTCCTGAAAATTGGAATGACATATCCTCACAGTTAGCCTTTcctgtatttgaaattttaaaaatctcactgaGAGTGGTCAGCAATCTCACTGCCAGGTAATTGAATGGAAATCCAGGGCTGCAATGTAACTGAAAATTGCTCacagaaaaaaaccctgaagataAAGGAATGACTTTGTGTGGATTCTGAGAAAagttcaaagttttatttttttcacccgTTTCCAAGAGGGTAATACTGCACTACTACCAACTAAATTGAGCCGCAGGAAATATAGTTCAATTAAtagggtgatttaaaaaaaattaatatataggtGTCACTGGCCTTCAGCCCTCACTAGAATATATCAAGGCTAAAAATCTGGGTTCTCGGTGGCCAAGTGCTGTCCTAGAAACGAGATCCTGAAATATTGCAGATTAGGATCCTCAGAAAATAGACTCTGATGTGGACTGGAATGTGACCGTTTCTTAGGGAGTGCCTCAGTACCAACACCTGGGTGAGAGAGAAGGCGGGGGACCCCCAAAGACGGAGAAGCTGAAATGTGATGTAGTCACAGCAAATGCCACCATCTCACAGCTGAGAGCCCTGGAGCTGGGATGGCCCTTTGTAATCACCTTAGATCGAGGGACGGGCGCTGGTCTTCACACCCTGAAGTGGACAAGTCTTTGGAGGCTGTGTGCCCTGGGAAGATATGTGGCTGTGGAGAAAGTAGCTCCATGGCAAGAGCAATTTCCAAAGAGCCACTCAACTGACCGCTGTTGGCCCAACGCCCTCCCAACAGCTTGGGGGGATGGATGTGTGGGTCCCCAAGGTGTGTGATCTGGGTGGGGTCGCACAGTGTTCACAGAGTACAACTGTAGTGGAAGAGCGTGGGGCCCAGGCCGCTGGAACTCTACCTAACAGTTTTTCTGTCTGGATTAAGCAGAATAACTAAgcctgaatatttttataatttcgaCTATGCACGCAGCAGCGCACCGTGCTGTGGTTTCTACAGACCTGGACACAAAGGCAAAGGACGTTTAGCCTCCAGGTCGTCTTccaggtgaattttttttttttttttttttttttttttttgcaaagtcaGACGTGTTAACTTGACTCAGAGAATTCCGGAGTTTCCACTGCCTTGTCCCATCCCACGTGACCAGCGACGTCAGGACACTCTCACAGGTGATATTTTGCCTGGGCAGGGTCACCCCATGGCGCCAGCTGGATTCTGGATGCCATAGGAGCCGCGTCTGGAGCTCAGGGTGTGCCCATTCCTCAGCGTGGGAGGCCAGAGCgggagaggaggatggaggagaaaGGACCCACCAGAGCGCACGTGTTCACCTTCTGAGATACTCACACGGGAATGCTGTTTTTAGGTCAGGTTTTATGTTGGGAGTATCTCAGAAGAAATGTCTGAAGATTAACCTCTGCGGGCTTAGGAGCTTAccagaaaattttttatttaagtcaaCCTTCAGACTTCTGCTCATTGATAAGTGTTCTCAGAAGTTGTGGTGAAAATGCTTACACTTCCAACAGCATATCTGAGTTTAGGTCTAGCCCACAAAAGAACCAGGCTTTGCTTAGCTCCTTCCAACCTCTGTGCTTTTCACTCCTGGGTTGGAAATGTGGAAGGTGTTGAACTTTTCAACACGTTCCCCTTTACTGGTGTTTCCTCACCTCACCACCTCCAGGCTGTGAACAACACACCTCTCCGTGCTTGAGAGCTGATGACTTTTTTGACTTCCTATTTGTACCCCTCCTTCCCGGGAATGGCCGGGTAAGGCAGTTCTACCCTGGCAAGTGTGTACCCAGCCTCCTGAAGATTCCTCAGGAATCTGGGGAATGTTAGCAATTAGCAAAAGCAGATTACGAGACGGTCCTCCATGTCCACAGAAGAGAATATGCATGTGTCTCCTCACTTGTTAAAAAGTTGCACAAACTACTCCTACATTCCTTCCAACAGCAGTGAAAGTCTTTCCGAGGTGGCTTCCAAACCCTTTGTTCATGGGCTTTGTAGAACGCTGCCAGTTCTGTGTCTCAATGGAGTTGTGTGgctgtgtgcacacgtgtgtgacAGGACGTGGGTGGGAGTGACCCAGGCAGGTAAATCTTTCCCCTCTGGTCTTGGGCATTTGCTGAGCATCTCTGAAGGAGGCATGGGAAAACCATGACAAGCTCAAATGGAAGTCCTCAGTTTTAATTCCTTTACTAAAATCTATTCTTCTTGATCTCATACTTAAAAGCCTTACTGACACAgcattaaaattaatatactttcacaaaatcaaataaaaggcTTTCAACAATCTCTCCTTGTTAAGAGGAAAGATTCCGTCCCACGGCTCTGTGCAGAGCATCCTTGACCTCTTTGTTCCGCAGGCTGTACACAACAGGGTTCAGCAAGGGGGTGATGACTGTGTAGGTCACAGAGAGGAGTCTGTCCTGCCCCAGAGAACTCTGGGACTTGGGCTTGAGGTAGATGATGGAAGCGCAGCCATAGTGAATGATGACCACGGTGAGGTGGGAGGCGCAGGTGGCAAAAGCCTTCTTCCGGCCCTCAGCTGAAGTAATCTTAAGGATGGTGGAGATGATGAGGACATAGGAGATGAAGACCAGGCCCATGGGTAGAACGAGGACACAGACACTGACAACAAAGTTGATGATCTCGTTGACAGTGGTGTCCGTGCAGGCCAGCTTCAGCAGGGGTCTCACGTCACAGAAGAAGTGAGAGATGACAAATGCATCACAGAAGGGCAGGCCAAACACAGATGTTACCTGGATGATGGCCATGCTCAAGCCAATTCCCAGTGATCCATATGCCAACTGGACACAGGTCTCTTTACTCATGATAACTGAGTACCGCAGGGGGTTGCAGATGGCCACGTAGCGGTCATAGCCCATGGCCGTGAGCAGGAAGCAGTTGTTGATGCCAAAGGTGAGATAGAAGAAGAGCTGAGTGGCACAGCCTTGGACAGCAATGGGCTGGTGGGGATTCAGGAGGCCAGAAAGCATACGGGGAATGATGGCCACGGTGTAGCAGGTCTCAGAGAGGGACAGCATGctcaggaagaagtacatgggggtgtggaggtgaCGGTCCAGATGAATAATAGTCACGATGATGACATTGCCACAGAGAGTCAGTAGGTACAGAGTTAGAAAGACAGCAAAGAAGACAAGCCGGTGCTGCCACCCAAAGCTGGAGAACCCTTCCAGGAGGAACTCAGTCACAGCAGTGGAGTTTGGCATTGGCACTGAGGGAGGTCTAGGTCTGGGCCAAGGACAGGTGTGATGAGCATACCATGAAACAGAGTAGGCTAACCCAAGGCCTTCAGTTAAAAAGTGCATCCATCAGCTGAGCAATGCCTTGGACCTTGAGGGTCATCAGTATTCTCCATTGTCATCATCTTGACCCACTCTCTCCTTGGGTTCTACGGAAGTGTTGCCCCAGCATCCTGAGACTGATGGCAGAGAGAGCTCTGAGAGGGAAAGTAGAGACAGAGTAAAGGAAAGATAAGTAGAAGTAATTACCCAGACATCAGGGAGGGGAGTCCAGGTCAAGGAGGAAGCTCGGTGCTATAGTTCCTCCTCAAGCACTCTTGAACTAGTTGGGAAGGATCCAGTGAGGAACAGTAACTGACGTGGAAGACAAAATGTAGCTGAGGCTTGTATCCTTTCAGCACTGGTCAGGATGCACTGTCACAGCCCTATGCCCTAGCACTGCAGGGATTTCTGCTCCCCAGAACCCTATGTAAGGAAGTCCTAGGCTTCACTTCCCCAAGCCCTGCACCTAAAATCCCCGGTGATTGTGAAAGACTAGAAACGGGAGCATTCTGATGAGATGTTCCTCCTGAAAACCCTGCACCAAGTATCCTCTGAGGCCACAGACAATGGCTTGATAAGGTACACGGCAGGCCGTTGGCTTATCTCCTTGAATTCTAGCAGAAAGCCGTATGGAACAGATCTGAGGCCATCCCTTTGAGTAGGGAATGGGTTTTCCTAGTATGAGAGCAAGGATTAAAATTCACCTAATCAGAGAAGGACTGgatgttctcttttctccctccaatgTTGCATACTCCGAGCTGAGATAGGGGCAGACATGAACTCATCTCATGTGAGCTCAAAATTAGAAACTACGCAGCGGCAGGTTTAGCCTGGCCCTTTAAACCCATGTCTACTCTTGGTAGAACTCACCATGTTCAACCATTACCTCCATTCAGAAAGCTGAGAATCATCCTTTTCCACGTGGAAAACAATCCCTCCTAAAATtctgtcctctgtcccctcctccctgtgCTTTCTACCAACACCCAACTTCTGAGCACACACAGCAATCATTCTCCGGAAGGTCTGCAATGTTCTCCCAACCGAGCTCTCTCATTGCATTGACCTTGGTCCAAGTCCAAACCTGCCTCCTGAATGAATGTtgtcataacatttttttaaaagatctgccAATGGGattcacccaaagaatacaaaaacattaactcaaaaagatTTACAtgcccttatgtttattgcagcattatgtgCAACAGCCAGATTACCCCAGCCGCCCGAGTGTCCATCAGTAGGTGTGCAGATAAAGATGTGGAACACACACACCATGGAGCATTACtcttccataaaaaagaatgaaatcttggcatctGCAACAACGTGGCTgtagctagagagtataatgctaagcaaagtaagagaaagacaaataccatacaatctcacttacatgtgggatCTCAGAAACAAACgaatgaaggaaaaaagggaTAAGCCAAAAAACCAGATTCTTtattgtagagaacaaactgacggttATCAATGGGGAGGCTGTAGAGGGAGGGATGAAACGGGTGAAGGGGACTAAGAGTGTGCTTATGGTGACGAGCACCGAGTAATCTATGGGGTTGCTGAAGCATtacattgtgcacctgaaactaatgtaacactgtatgttaactacactggaattaaactaaaaaattataaatctgcTAATGGAGCTTTCCTGCTTAAATTCCTTCAGTAGCCATCCAAAATTTTAAGCATaatgtttaaaatcatttgtaaatTGAATATAGTAATGGAATATAGTAATGGCTCCTAAGAATCACCGTATTAAAGGTGTTAGTGTATTTGAAGAGCTTGACTGCGGTGGATAGGGGTCTTCAGCCCAGCATTCTAGGATTTATAACAAGCCTGTGATTATCCAGCCtcaattttacacattttatcaTGTCCCTTCCAATTGCTCACATGGACTGCGTCATGTGCTTTTAAAACCtttcttgagggatccctgggtggcgcagcggtttagcgcctgcctttggcccagggcgcgatcctggagacccaggatcaggtcccaaatcgggctccctgcctggagcctgcttctccgtctgcctgtgtctctgcctctctctctccctgtgtctctcatgaataaataaattcttaaaaaaataaaattaaaaataaataaataaataaataaataaataaataaataaataaaacctttcttgAGGTGCACCCACCAGATCCATGTACTGAGACACGTACTATCCCAACACAGACAGGCTTCAGTAGAATAagatttttagttttgctttcaaTCCCCTTCCTGAAGGCACCCGACGTTCTCCTTCTCCCTTAGACCACAGTAGCCAGTCCAGCTGACACATCTAGGAACAATCTGTAGTGACATCCAGGTTGCATTCCTGGGTGATAATGGTTAGTTCAGAATCCATCACTGGAAAACCACAGTTTTCATTATACTTGCACACTTACGCTGAAATTCATCCAGCTTATTCTTATAACTTAACTTCACTTTCCTGGCAGAAGATTTTACTCATGCCTCTAGCCTAgaatatttctgtttccttcctcctccagacCATTAGTCAGCTCTGAATTACCCACACCTGAAACAACTCCATCCCAGCACCGTTATGTGGGTAGATTCAGCAGAACGGCCAGTGAAGGGGGCACAGAGTGGGATGGTGAAATGAGAAACACTGGCAGGAGCAGGATTACTCATCCACGGTGCAAGAAATGGAGGTGAAGGAAGGAGACAAACCGGGAGGGAGGACACAGATGGACATCAACCTCGAAATTCAGACCGTATCTTTAACTTTGGGGTtgttaccatttctttctttcaaataaatgacacatacacaaaaaagtgaaacaaagcCTGTCCCTGACTCAATCTTAGAAGAATATACTACTTACATTTTTTCACCAGGGAGGAGAACTTATTATCTCAttattctctgacttttttttttttaagtcttctgtGAATAACAAAATTTTGCTTCAAATCCAAGCAAAACCATTTCTTCAGGGGTTCAAAGTGTTGAGTACGTCACAAAATGTGAGTGTTGGTATCAGGAACAGAAAGATAACCAAGCCACGGTCCTTGGCCTCACAGAGCTTGGATTTCTGCACGGCCTTTTGAACAGGACCCAATGAAAGGTCCCTCAAGTCTTATGTCCCTCCTCCCTACATTAGTTCACCACCCTTCCAAGATGATAAAAATCACAAGACCTTCTATGAGAGCTCGTGTCCCCCGGTCCACCGGCCACTGCGGGCTCTCTGATGACTACGCGACTGTCAACACACACCATCCCCGCAGATAAGGAAGTGGAAACTCACCAACAGCCTGTTCCTCTGCTTTTCTGAGAGTCACATCCCTCCACTCAGAAAAATTTGACTGCCTGCAATAATAGATATgggtgttctgttttgtttttactaataGTTATAAAGCATTTCCCAGAGTTTTGTCAATGCCCTTCCTGAAATGATTTAAAACCCATCGGTTACTTGAGTTTAGATCACTGTAAAAATAATGCTATTCTACCAAAAGTCTGCAAATTTTCTTATCTGAAGATTACTAACATCTTATTAAGCAGAGCTGTGGTTTAATAGGAACCCCTCCCTCACTGGCTAAGCTTGAGATACCACCCAGAATGTGACACTCGAGAAACTAGAAAGGAAGGAAACGATGCATCGCCCCGTCTTCCAGTGTCTACAAGGGAGGGACAGAAAAAGTCCCATTAAGTTCCTCTGGATTCCCGCAGTCTCCTCTGACAGAAGCTCCTTTTTGGGTCACAAAGCAGTAACTCCGGCTTGAGGTTTCTTAATAAGGTGCAGACTGTCTCAGACTCCTGGGTCTCTCTCCCCAAAACAGCAACAACTAGTCCCGAGTGACCAGTAGCAGAGGGCACAATCCAAACGGCACAGCGCCTAGAGACCTCATTACTCAGGAAGCTCGTTTGCTAATCCTGGGATTCACATTttcagagacagacagaaagagttGGCTTGGCTCTTAAGAGAAATCTCTGGAGTGAAAAGGCTGATTTCAAAATTTGTTGGGTTGGGCCACGGTCCTGCTAAGGTCTGTGCCATACTTCCTGCCCATCTCTCTGGTGCCAAAGGAGAGGAGCTTAAGACCTTGTGGAAATGACTCTTCACATGTGGCACAAGGAAAGCAACAACTGTCAAGTAGGATCCAAGTGTGGACCCCTGCTGCCAGGTCCACTGAGGACTGACCTTCAGATACCCCGCACTGGACGCCGGTCTAAGTCACAGCGAACAATCAGCAAGCCAGTCTCTGACTTGTGCTGTAAGAACTTTGcacttttttacttaaattccagctaacatacagtgtgaaatcagtttcaggtgtacaatatagggatTCGACACCTCCATACGACAGCCGATGCTTCTCACAAGCACAcgccttcatccccatcacctgctACACCCATCCTTACCCCCTCCCGCCCTGTGACCATCAATTTGTCCCTATAGTTAAGATTCTGTggcgtggggcggggggggggggggcggtgcggtGTCCatcggttgagcctctgccttgggcttaggtcatgatcccagagtcctgggcttgagcccctgctcagcggggagcctgcttctccctctgcccctcacctctgctcaggatccatctctctctctctctcaaataaataaatcttttttttttttttttttttttttttaagattctgctCCTTGGTGTGTCTCTCCCCCACcaccctttgcttgtttgtttcttaaattccacctatgagtgaaatcatatggttttgtctttctcacttttatacctttttttaaaaattgaagtatagttcaCGCATGATGTTTGTTACACTAGTTCCAGGTGTGCAACATAACCCTGTCCTATGCCCTGCTCACCACGTGGGCAGCCACAGCTTTCAGCAGGCAACACTATCCTCTCATCCTGGTGACTTATTCTACTTTCAACCAACCTCTCTCATCTCTGCTCTGCTCACTGCACAACCCCCACCATGCTGGAGCCCTGGCTCAGTTCCCCCCAAGACCTCAACCCCCCAAGGCCCCCTTCCATATACTACGTCCATCTTACTACCCACAGCCCACACGGACGTTAATGAGTAGCTTTAAACTAGGTAAGAGCTGGCACTCAGTTGTCACCTATTTTTTCACTCCTTAGTTCTATTCATTGCATTGATCTTAGGTTCCTAATTCAATTGTAAGCACCTTTCCAGACTCTTCATCTCTCCTCTCAGGGTACTTAGAGCTGCTACTAATCAAAGTAATTACCAACACTTATGATACTTGCTCTTTATAGGCTACATACTAAACTTTGCAACGTacatgttaattcatttaatcctaacaataGTCTATACAGCAGCATGACTGTATCCTTCGTCGCAAAAGAAAACAGGCCCAGAGATGTTTTGGAACTTTCTGTAGGTCACTGAGCTGATATATGAGAAACCAGGACTTAAACCAGGCAATCTGGCTTCAGGAGAAACACTAGCCCAAGTCTGGACACAGAAGAATTCTCCATAGCTATGGGTTACATGGAAGTTAACTTGAAATCGTGCCCAGTGGTGGCACAGCTGGTGACAGCAATGTAGGAAAGCAGCTTGGTTATGGTGGAAAAGAAGTGGGCTGGCGGTTGTGTTTACTCTGCTTTAGTGTCCGGATCTGGTGGGCCTTTGGACAGACACTTACTTTTCTGATCCGGTCCTCCCCCTTCGTCTGTGAGTAATGAGGTCACACTGTGACATGGGATGGTGATGACAGGGATGCCTCACCAGATGTTGCCCTGCATTACGCATCCTTCACATGGCCTCGTGTGACTCCCAAGAACACGGCGAAGTAGATGTATATTAGTGTATCACTCTCCCCCATATTACAAATGAAGACACAAAGGTCAAGTTAGAGAAGGGGAATAAGTGGCCCTTTCCTGGGTCCCTTCCCTCTGCGACTCTTCACATCTGCATACAATCGAAGGACCGAAAcctctctcttccatctctgcAATGACAAGAGGGTGAGTCCGTGAATGATTGAGAGGCTGAGTCTCCCTAAAGGAAGGACATGGAGAAGTGTTAGCCTAACACCCCGTTTGCAGTTTCTTCAAGGAACTCTAATTTGAGGTTTACAGGCTTCGGTCAAAACACTGAA is a window of Vulpes lagopus strain Blue_001 chromosome 11, ASM1834538v1, whole genome shotgun sequence DNA encoding:
- the LOC121501426 gene encoding olfactory receptor 10J3-like, producing the protein MQRKNSTEVTDLIFLGFSIFGKHQLTLFVVFLTVYILTLTSNVIIVTVIRVDRHLHTPMYFLLSMLASSETVYTLVIVPRMLSSLLFHNQPISLAGCATQMFFFVTLATSNCFLLTAMGYDRYLAICSPLRYMVLMSKGVCATLVCGSFGTGLAMAVLHVAAMFNLPFLPMPNSTAVTEFLLEGFSSFGWQHRLVFFAVFLTLYLLTLCGNVIIVTIIHLDRHLHTPMYFFLSMLSLSETCYTVAIIPRMLSGLLNPHQPIAVQGCATQLFFYLTFGINNCFLLTAMGYDRYVAICNPLRYSVIMSKETCVQLAYGSLGIGLSMAIIQVTSVFGLPFCDAFVISHFFCDVRPLLKLACTDTTVNEIINFVVSVCVLVLPMGLVFISYVLIISTILKITSAEGRKKAFATCASHLTVVIIHYGCASIIYLKPKSQSSLGQDRLLSVTYTVITPLLNPVVYSLRNKEVKDALHRAVGRNLSS